One region of Populus trichocarpa isolate Nisqually-1 chromosome 4, P.trichocarpa_v4.1, whole genome shotgun sequence genomic DNA includes:
- the LOC112326178 gene encoding uncharacterized protein LOC112326178, producing MEVFNKELKDTDIQFRFSFPSRSLRYLDFAGDFFVDLKVKDSSGKLRVIRCRKRDGDYDKPVLSKGWLQFVADYELRVGDMAVLLREDDHLLGSQFRIEAKRKIILFRKEVWGDVPRAN from the coding sequence ATGGAGGTATTTAACAAAGAGCTAAAAGATACTGATATCCAATTTCGATTCTCATTCCCATCTCGTTCCTTACGGTATCTAGATTTCGCAggagatttttttgttgatttgaaaGTCAAAGACAGCAGCGGTAAGCTTCGGGTGATTCGTTGCAGGAAGAGAGATGGAGATTACGACAAGCCAGTGCTTTCTAAAGGCTGGCTTCAATTTGTTGCCGACTATGAACTGAGAGTTGGTGACATGGCTGTTCTTCTTCGTGAGGATGACCATCTCCTCGGGTCACAGTTCAGGATtgaagcaaagagaaaaatcatCTTGTTTCGCAAGGAGGTTTGGGGTGACGTGCCTCGAGCTAACTAG
- the LOC18098269 gene encoding serine/threonine-protein kinase SRK2A, whose protein sequence is MERYELVKDIGSGNFGVARLMRHKQTKELVAMKYIERGLKIDENVAREIINHRSLRHPNIIRFKEVVVTPTHLAIIMEYAAGGELFERICNAGRFSEDEARYFFQQLISGVSYCHSMQICHRDLKLENTLLDGSPAPRLKICDFGYSKSSLLHSRPKSTVGTPAYIAPEVLSRREYDGKLADVWSCGVTLYVMLVGAYPFEDQEDPKNFRKTINRIMAVQYKIPDYVHISQDCRHLLSRIFVANPIRRITIKEIKSHPWFLKNLPRELTEAAQAMYYRKENPTFSLQSVEEIMKIVEEAKIPPPVSRSIGGFGWVGEEDDDVKEDDAEGVEEKGGEEEEEEEEEDEYEKRVKEAQASGEVHVS, encoded by the exons atgGAGAGGTACGAGCTGGTGAAAGACATAGGATCTGGTAATTTTGGAGTGGCAAGGCTGATGAGGCACAAGCAAACCAAAGAACTTGTCGCCATGAAATACATCGAGCGTGGCCTCAAG aTTGATGAAAATGTAGCAAGGGAGATTATCAATCACAGATCGCTTCGCCATCCTAACATAATTCGGTTCAAGGag GTGGTTGTGACGCCTACTCATCTTGCTATCATCATGGAGTATGCTGCCGGAGGAGAGCTGTTCGAGCGAATTTGCAATGCTGGAAGGTTCAGTGAAGAtgag gcAAGGTATTTTTTCCAACAGCTTATTTCAGGAGTTAGTTACTGTCACTCTATG CAAATATGCCATAGAGATTTGAAGCTGGAAAATACCTTGTTGGATGGAAGCCCGGCACCGCGGTTGAAAATCTGTGATTTTGGTTATTCTAAG TCGTCTTTGCTGCATTCAAGACCCAAATCTACAGTTGGCACTCCTGCTTATATTGCTCCAGAGGTTCTCTCTCGGAGAGAATACGATGGCAAG TTGGCAGATGTGTGGTCTTGTGGGGTGACTCTGTATGTTATGCTGGTGGGAGCATATCCATTCGAGGACCAGGAGGACCCAAAGAATTTCAGGAAAACAATCAAT AGAATAATGGCAGTTCAATACAAGATCCCCGACTATGTCCACATATCTCAGGATTGCAGACATCTCCTCTCTCGCATATTCGTTGCAAATCCAATCCGG AGGATCACAATTAAAGAAATCAAGAGCCATCCATGGTTCTTGAAGAACCTGCCAAGGGAACTGACAGAGGCAGCTCAAGCCATGTACTACAGGAAAGAAAACCCAACCTTTTCCCTTCAAAGTGTTGAAGAAATCATGAAGATCGTGGAAGAGGCCAAGATTCCTCCCCCAGTATCCCGATCTATTGGAGGCTTTGGCTGGgtaggagaagaagatgatgatgtgaAGGAAGATGATGCAGAGGGTGTTGAAGAAAAGGgcggagaagaagaagaagaagaagaagaagaagatgagtaTGAGAAGAGAGTTAAGGAGGCACAAGCAAGTGGGGAGGTTCATGTCAGTTAA
- the LOC112327151 gene encoding uncharacterized protein LOC112327151, protein MITAIINQADCLYIITLSLSFHNPKEIKMELFNKELKDTDIQVRFSFPSRSLQYLDFAGEFFVDLKVKDSSGKLRVIRCRKRDGDYNKPWLSKGWLQLVADYGLRVGDMVVLLREDDHRLGSQFRIEAKRKIILFGEEAWGDVPRAN, encoded by the coding sequence ATGATCACTGCAATTATCAATCAAGCTGATTGCTTATACATAAtcacgctctctctctcttttcacaacccaaaagaaatcaaaatggaGCTATTTAACAAAGAGCTAAAAGATACTGATATCCAAGTTCGATTCTCATTCCCATCTCGTTCCTTGCAGTATCTAGATTTCGCAGgagaattttttgttgatttgaaaGTCAAAGACAGCAGCGGTAAGCTTCGGGTGATTCGTTGCAGGAAGAGAGATGGAGATTACAACAAGCCATGGCTTTCTAAAGGCTGGCTTCAATTAGTTGCCGACTATGGACTGAGAGTTGGTGACATGGTTGTTCTTCTTCGTGAGGATGACCATCGCCTCGGGTCACAGTTCAGGATtgaagcaaagagaaaaatcatattgtttggCGAGGAGGCCTGGGGTGATGTGCCACGAGCTAACTAG
- the LOC18098267 gene encoding serine/threonine-protein kinase SRK2A produces the protein MTLYAMLVGAYPFEDQEDPKNFRKTINRIMAVQYKIPDYVHISQDCRHLLSRIFVANPIRRITIKEIKSHPWFLKNLPRELTEVAQAMYYRKENPTFSLQSVEEIMKIVEEAKIPPPVSRSIGGFGWVGEEEDDVKEDDAEGVEEKGGEEEEEEEEEDEYEKRVKEAQASGEVHVS, from the exons ATGACTCTGTATGCTATGCTGGTGGGAGCATATCCATTCGAGGACCAGGAGGACCCAAAGAATTTCAGGAAAACAATCAAT AGAATAATGGCAGTTCAATACAAGATCCCCGACTATGTCCACATATCTCAGGATTGCAGACATCTCCTCTCTCGCATATTCGTTGCAAATCCAATCCGG AGGATCACAATTAAAGAAATCAAGAGCCATCCATGGTTCTTGAAGAACTTGCCAAGGGAACTGACAGAGGTAGCTCAAGCCATGTACTACAGGAAAGAAAACCCAACCTTTTCCCTTCAAAGTGTTGAAGAAATCATGAAGATCGTGGAAGAGGCCAAGATTCCTCCCCCAGTATCCCGATCTATTGGAGGCTTTGGCTGGgtaggagaagaagaagatgacgtGAAGGAAGATGATGCAGAGGGTGTTGAAGAAAAgggtggagaagaagaagaagaagaagaagaagaagatgagtaTGAGAAGAGAGTTAAGGAGGCACAAGCAAGTGGGGAGGTTCATGTCAGTTAA